The following are encoded in a window of Ruminiclostridium herbifermentans genomic DNA:
- the deoD gene encoding purine-nucleoside phosphorylase yields MIPTPHINVSEQGIIAETVLMPGDPLRAKFIAETYLENPIQFNEIRNMFGYTGTYKGKKVSVMGSGMGIPSIGIYSYELIHFYGVKNLIRIGSCGALQKDIKIRDIIIGMSASTTSNFAMQYNLPGTYAPTASWPLMKKAIEVADSKGIEIKVGNVLSADVFYDDDADSWKQWAKMGVLAIEMEAAALYMNASRAGVNALGIFTVSDSFTSHEVTTAEERQTSFTNMMEIALECV; encoded by the coding sequence ATGATTCCAACACCACATATTAACGTAAGCGAACAGGGTATAATTGCTGAAACTGTATTAATGCCAGGCGATCCTCTTCGTGCAAAATTTATCGCAGAAACTTATCTAGAAAATCCAATTCAATTTAATGAAATTCGTAACATGTTCGGTTATACAGGAACATACAAAGGAAAAAAAGTATCTGTTATGGGCTCAGGTATGGGCATACCTTCAATTGGTATCTATTCCTATGAGTTAATTCATTTCTATGGAGTTAAAAACCTAATTAGAATAGGTTCTTGTGGCGCGCTTCAAAAAGATATTAAAATCAGAGATATAATTATTGGAATGTCTGCCTCTACCACTTCTAATTTTGCTATGCAATATAATTTACCAGGAACCTATGCGCCTACAGCCTCATGGCCTCTAATGAAAAAGGCTATTGAGGTAGCAGACAGTAAAGGTATCGAAATAAAAGTTGGAAATGTTTTGTCGGCAGATGTTTTTTATGATGACGATGCAGACTCATGGAAGCAGTGGGCTAAGATGGGTGTTTTAGCAATAGAGATGGAAGCAGCAGCATTATACATGAATGCCTCTCGCGCAGGTGTAAATGCATTAGGTATATTTACCGTATCTGATTCTTTTACTTCACATGAAGTAACAACAGCAGAGGAGCGCCAGACTTCATTTACAAATATGATGGAAATTGCTTTAGAATGTGTATAG